In a genomic window of Chrysemys picta bellii isolate R12L10 chromosome 1, ASM1138683v2, whole genome shotgun sequence:
- the LOC101948112 gene encoding olfactory receptor 2AT4, whose translation MNNCNSNSSAKDFYLIGFPALQDFQIPLFLVFLLFYMLILIGNIIIIAVVVLDQTLHKPMYFFLTNLSVLDILFTTTTIPKMLAMFLVNAKTISFHVCFLQMYCFHGLTMTESLLLVVMSYDRYEAICNPLHYPVKMTKRVNIQLAACAWVTALLIPIPVVFQTSQLTFGETATVYHCFCDHLAVVQAACSDFSASFQTFLGFSIAMTVSVVPLMLVTLSYVHIIISILKINSKVGRSKAFSTCTSHLIVVGTYYSSIAVAYISYRTDMPIDIHVMSNVIFAILTPLLNPLIYTLRNKEVKCAVKKFVFLKIFPPSTKL comes from the coding sequence ATGAACAACTGCAACAGCAATTCTTCTGCTAAAGACTTTTATCTCATTGGATTTCCTGCACTTCAAGATTTCCAGATCCCTCTTTTCCTTGTATTTTTGTTATTCTACATGCTAATACTAATTGGTAATATCATTATTATAGCTGTAGTTGTGCTCGATCAAACACTTCACAaacccatgtactttttcctaacTAATCTCTCTGTCTTAGATATACTGTTTACAACTACTACCATTCCCAAAATGCTGGCAATGTTTCTGGTCAATGCCAAAACTATTTCTTTTCACGTCTGCTTTCTGCAGATGTATTGTTTTCATGGTCTAACAATGACTGAATCGCTGCTTCTTGTAGTCATGTCTTATGATCGTTATGAAGCAATTTGCAATCCATTGCATTACCCAGTTAAAATGACAAAGAGAGTAAACATTCAACTGGCAGCATGTGCCTGGGTAACTGCATTGTTAATACCAATACCTGTCGTCTTTCAGACCTCTCAGTTAACATTTGGTGAAACAGCCACAGTTTACCATTGCTTTTGTGATCACCTGGCAGTTGTGCAAGCAGCATGTTCAGATTTCAGTGCCTCTTTTCAGACTTTCTTGGGGTTTTCCATTGCCATGACTGTTTCAGTCGTGCCACTTATGCTCGTCACCCTATCATATGTTCACATCATTATCTCCATATTAAAGATCAACTCTAAAGTAGGTCGCAGTAAGGCATTTTCTACTTGCACTTCCCATTTGATTGTGGTTGGCACTTACTATTCATCCATTGCCGTGGCGTATATTTCCTACAGAACAGACATGCCTATTGATATCCATGTAATGAGCAATGTTATTTTTGCTATTTTAACTCCTTTGTTAAATCCACTCATTTATACTTTGCGAAACAAGGAAGTAAAATGTGcagtaaaaaagtttgtttttctgaAGATCTTTCCTCCTTCTACAAAACTGTAA